A genomic stretch from Deinococcus radiotolerans includes:
- a CDS encoding U32 family peptidase, whose product MAAVRKPEVMSPVGGEAQLRAAVEAGADAVFFGVNPARGEGRADGAGFHARAKVGFDLEALPDIMGGLHARGVLGFVTFNVLVFDRELRQAERQLMALAEAGVDALIVQDHGVARLAHEICPDLPIHGSTQMSITSAEGAELARRFGASRVVLGRELSLRDIERIKNATDIELETFVHGALCVSYSGQCFSSEAWGGRSANRGQCAQACRLPYELFVDGEHRDLGDARYLLSPGDLYALHQVPDLVRIGVDCLKIEGRYKDAEFVALTTAAYRRAVDEAWAGLPLSVTAQEERDLEQVYSRGLGPHFMAGTNHQTVVRGRAPRHRGVRVGTVRGVTERGVLVELSEVVKPGDGLVFDPANWRAPEGREEGGFLYGLWQDGRQLDDAALDDVRAGGLYELRFGRGAVDGRRVREGDPVWRTQDPTLAARVKPLVEAADPVHTRPVDAHFMGHVGLPPALTLTDEQGRTVTVTLPEPLSGARNRALDEAGLREQLGKLGGTPYHLGTLSTDLQGAGFLPVSALNALRREAAAALTDARAAAPERTVTPRLDAALATLTRPQAPAPAATRLHALVRTPEQLDAALAARPDSVTLDYLELYGLKPSVERVRAAGIPVRVASPRILKPTEQNLQKFLESLDAGILVRSGGLLEGLQGAGTTAELTGDFSLNAANVLTARALLDLGLTRLTPTYDLNAQQITELAGLVGGAALEPVAYGHLPVFHTEHCVFCRFLSSGTDYTNCGHPCESHRVALRDERGRAHPVMADVGCRNTVFEGRPQVAAAHLREWHAAGIRDLRLEFVHETPEQVREVIAAHRAYLNGELTAAQLQAALDDQVDQGTTEGSLFVPNDFGLLDALPILS is encoded by the coding sequence ATGGCGGCGGTCAGGAAACCAGAAGTGATGAGCCCGGTGGGCGGTGAGGCGCAGTTGCGCGCCGCAGTGGAGGCCGGCGCGGACGCCGTGTTCTTCGGCGTGAATCCCGCGCGTGGCGAGGGCCGCGCGGACGGGGCGGGCTTCCACGCCCGCGCGAAGGTGGGCTTCGATCTGGAGGCCCTGCCGGACATCATGGGGGGCCTGCATGCGCGCGGCGTGCTGGGCTTCGTGACGTTCAACGTGCTCGTGTTCGACCGGGAGCTGCGGCAGGCCGAGCGGCAGCTAATGGCGCTGGCGGAGGCCGGAGTGGACGCGCTGATCGTGCAGGATCACGGCGTGGCGCGACTGGCGCACGAGATCTGCCCGGACCTGCCCATTCACGGCAGCACGCAGATGAGCATCACGTCCGCCGAGGGCGCCGAGCTGGCGCGGCGCTTCGGGGCGAGCCGCGTGGTGCTGGGCCGCGAGCTGAGTCTGCGCGACATCGAGCGCATCAAGAACGCGACTGACATCGAACTGGAGACGTTCGTGCACGGCGCGCTGTGCGTGAGTTACTCCGGGCAGTGTTTTTCCAGTGAGGCCTGGGGTGGGCGCAGCGCGAACCGCGGGCAGTGCGCGCAGGCGTGCCGCCTCCCATACGAGCTGTTCGTGGACGGCGAGCACCGCGACCTGGGCGACGCCCGCTACCTGCTGTCGCCCGGCGACCTGTACGCGCTGCATCAGGTGCCGGACCTCGTGCGGATCGGCGTGGACTGCCTGAAGATCGAGGGCCGCTACAAGGACGCCGAGTTCGTCGCCCTGACCACCGCTGCGTACCGCCGGGCCGTGGACGAGGCCTGGGCTGGCCTGCCACTGAGCGTCACCGCGCAGGAGGAACGCGACCTGGAACAGGTGTACTCGCGCGGGCTGGGGCCGCACTTCATGGCGGGCACCAACCACCAGACCGTCGTGCGCGGCCGTGCGCCCCGGCACCGTGGCGTACGCGTGGGTACCGTGCGCGGCGTGACCGAGCGCGGCGTGCTGGTCGAACTGAGCGAGGTCGTGAAACCCGGCGACGGACTGGTGTTCGACCCGGCCAACTGGCGCGCACCGGAAGGGCGCGAGGAGGGCGGCTTCCTGTACGGCCTGTGGCAGGACGGCCGTCAGCTGGATGATGCGGCGCTGGATGACGTCCGCGCGGGCGGCCTGTACGAACTGCGCTTCGGGCGTGGCGCGGTGGATGGCCGCCGCGTGCGCGAGGGCGACCCGGTGTGGCGCACCCAGGACCCCACCCTGGCCGCGCGCGTGAAACCCCTGGTGGAGGCCGCCGACCCCGTGCATACCCGCCCGGTGGACGCGCACTTCATGGGGCACGTGGGCCTGCCGCCCGCGCTGACCCTGACCGACGAGCAGGGCCGGACCGTGACCGTCACGCTGCCCGAACCGCTCTCCGGGGCCCGCAACCGCGCGCTGGATGAGGCGGGCCTGCGCGAGCAGCTGGGCAAACTGGGCGGCACCCCGTACCACCTCGGGACCCTGAGCACCGATCTTCAGGGGGCGGGGTTCCTGCCAGTCAGCGCCCTGAACGCCCTGCGCCGCGAGGCCGCCGCTGCCCTGACCGACGCCCGCGCCGCCGCACCCGAGCGCACGGTCACGCCGCGCCTGGACGCCGCGCTGGCCACCCTGACCCGCCCGCAGGCCCCCGCGCCTGCCGCGACGCGGCTGCATGCCCTGGTCCGCACGCCCGAGCAGCTGGACGCCGCGCTTGCTGCCCGGCCCGACTCAGTCACGCTGGATTACTTGGAGCTGTATGGCCTGAAACCCAGCGTGGAACGCGTCAGGGCCGCCGGGATTCCCGTGCGGGTCGCCAGCCCCCGCATCCTGAAACCCACCGAGCAGAACCTCCAGAAGTTCCTCGAGTCCCTGGACGCGGGCATTCTGGTCCGCAGCGGCGGCCTGCTGGAAGGCCTGCAGGGCGCCGGGACGACGGCGGAACTCACGGGGGATTTCAGCCTGAACGCTGCGAACGTCCTGACCGCCCGCGCGCTGCTGGACCTGGGGTTGACCCGACTGACGCCCACGTACGACCTGAACGCGCAGCAGATCACCGAACTGGCCGGGCTGGTGGGCGGCGCGGCCCTGGAACCCGTCGCGTACGGGCACCTGCCGGTCTTCCACACCGAGCACTGCGTGTTCTGCCGCTTCCTGAGCAGCGGCACGGACTACACGAACTGCGGGCACCCCTGCGAGTCGCACCGCGTGGCGCTGCGCGACGAGCGGGGCCGCGCGCACCCGGTCATGGCGGACGTCGGCTGCCGAAACACCGTCTTCGAGGGCCGCCCGCAGGTGGCTGCCGCGCACCTGCGCGAGTGGCACGCGGCGGGCATCCGCGATCTGCGCCTGGAGTTCGTGCACGAGACGCCCGAGCAGGTCCGTGAGGTCATCGCCGCGCACCGCGCGTACCTGAACGGCGAACTGACCGCCGCGCAGCTCCAAGCGGCGCTGGATGATCAGGTGGACCAGGGCACCACCGAGGGCAGCCTGTTCGTCCCGAACGACTTCGGGCTGCTGGACGCCCTGCCGATCCTGAGCTGA
- a CDS encoding universal stress protein — protein MTHILVTTDGSELGHLALPHARALADALHAQLTVLSVVPDDIMLASEFAYVPPVSGPDEEARLHATEADLTGRLPGAAVRVESARGRHIIRAILDTVEALKPDLVVMGTHGRSGLGRALLGSVAEGVAHHAAAPVLLVRAGQPVTAWAAPGVPDAPAGPLAGPST, from the coding sequence ATGACACACATCCTGGTCACGACGGACGGCAGCGAACTCGGTCACCTGGCTCTCCCGCACGCGCGGGCCCTGGCGGACGCCCTGCACGCACAGCTGACAGTGCTGAGCGTCGTTCCGGACGACATCATGCTGGCCTCGGAATTCGCGTACGTTCCGCCTGTCAGCGGGCCTGACGAGGAGGCGCGTCTCCACGCGACCGAAGCAGACCTCACGGGGCGGCTGCCGGGGGCGGCGGTGCGCGTGGAGTCCGCGCGGGGGCGGCACATCATTCGCGCCATTCTGGACACCGTGGAGGCCCTGAAGCCGGATCTGGTCGTGATGGGCACGCACGGGCGCAGTGGTCTGGGGCGGGCGCTGCTGGGCAGCGTGGCCGAGGGCGTCGCGCATCACGCGGCCGCGCCCGTGCTGCTGGTGCGCGCCGGTCAGCCTGTGACCGCCTGGGCTGCGCCGGGCGTGCCGGACGCTCCGGCGGGACCGCTGGCCGGACCGTCCACCTGA
- a CDS encoding eCIS core domain-containing protein, giving the protein MSAPLTIRRSVKDHPARVPSPAAPPAPTFTRSSAAPVQRFLSRPTRVQGQVAQPVLRALALQRQEETRLSGAREVVQQQVAALGHVPPVQRLIQPPVPDKPVTPTDWVTVMRARAQGVEGQRLDARTFGEFQALQRQVAQSLSHGFRADRGKAAARYATYGEHLATLQRHALSAPVSRVVLGLVPPAERLPLQRATDEALQRQMAQEQAALNFDTHTALQRQLAELDAEATQPVLQRIQARRGAGSPLPEAIQRHLEQGLNHDLSRVRIHDDAEADKLAKGVNALAFTTGTDIFFQAGRFNPNTQTGLELLAHEVTHTVQQSQGRVGKGIDPDASLETEARAMGARLAQVMPSPKSLFPTSPHAPGVYSQGAALRRAQTGAVQRVALKPLYDLHPQAVQRWGNPFSWAADKVKDGVSAIADKGKELIAGALTALPGYRELCMAFGKDLVTGQAMRVNPDSILDALSGWVPGPLKDILKALKETQAIPKAWTWFKGELGKLDLGGALGEVASAIGKADLGAAKTAVTQRISGLRSLITGSARKIADIGLTALAAGLGPVGQQVVAQLRQGGDLILQVLKNPAGFARNLLGALKGGFSRFAGNAPKHLQNGLGQWLTGASGVTFPARLDLQGVFLTALSVMGLTYQALRGRLVRAMGPNGERQVSAAEGTLDTLKTIRTGLHKADELKTNQAPISTEVVSGLKTEVTKSVVTAGITKVASMLIPGGGFVQALLGAFRSVQFVVQQGQQIMGVVTSAIQSVSAIAAGNLGAAISGVETTLARSIPVALGFLTKVLGLGSIGTKIKAVIGKVRGKLDALLDRAVARIKGLISKLSRKNTPGQKPGTGEDSSRSVAVKARVRTHLAATLRGPATPAVIRNALEHTMNQFRPQGLNALRTRKAGQGRYGIEASASPYENVGLTDTNIMFDADDLELMTLRRGVALRASINGIEVQTANTPGKKGELPKHAEENFVINAQRILQRFAGQTPEVIVQLSSSPCGDPGCDADLQKKLHNCASTLIEFAQRHQVKLRVQVLGIYSPKVKGGKALSRDGLRRMLDHGIRVETWSPDQALAQLEASAGPLEPGVRQSISSKLRNIIKELEALSGLNLR; this is encoded by the coding sequence ATGAGCGCTCCCCTCACGATCCGGCGCAGCGTGAAGGACCACCCTGCCCGCGTCCCCTCCCCAGCCGCTCCACCCGCCCCCACGTTCACCCGTTCTTCTGCCGCGCCGGTGCAGCGGTTCCTGAGCCGCCCGACGCGCGTGCAGGGTCAGGTCGCCCAGCCCGTCCTGCGCGCCCTAGCGCTTCAGCGGCAGGAGGAGACCCGCCTCTCGGGCGCCCGCGAGGTCGTGCAGCAACAGGTCGCGGCCCTGGGTCATGTGCCACCCGTCCAGCGGCTGATCCAGCCTCCAGTGCCCGACAAACCCGTCACCCCCACCGACTGGGTCACCGTGATGCGGGCTCGAGCCCAGGGGGTCGAAGGTCAGCGCCTTGACGCCCGCACCTTCGGTGAGTTCCAGGCCCTCCAACGGCAGGTGGCCCAGTCCCTCAGTCACGGCTTCCGCGCGGACCGGGGTAAGGCCGCTGCCCGGTACGCCACGTACGGCGAGCACCTCGCCACGCTGCAACGCCACGCGCTGAGCGCCCCGGTGTCCCGCGTGGTCCTGGGCCTGGTCCCCCCGGCCGAGCGTCTCCCTCTTCAGCGGGCGACGGATGAGGCGCTGCAACGCCAGATGGCGCAGGAGCAGGCCGCCCTGAACTTCGACACCCACACGGCCCTGCAACGTCAACTGGCCGAATTGGATGCCGAGGCGACCCAGCCCGTGTTGCAACGAATTCAGGCCAGAAGAGGTGCAGGCAGTCCCCTCCCCGAGGCCATTCAGCGGCACTTGGAGCAGGGATTGAACCACGACCTGAGCCGCGTGCGGATTCACGACGACGCGGAAGCGGACAAACTGGCGAAGGGCGTGAATGCGCTGGCGTTCACGACGGGGACGGACATCTTCTTCCAGGCGGGGCGGTTCAACCCAAACACGCAGACTGGCCTGGAGTTGCTGGCGCACGAGGTGACGCACACCGTGCAGCAGAGCCAGGGCCGCGTGGGGAAAGGCATTGACCCCGACGCCAGCCTCGAAACCGAAGCCAGAGCCATGGGTGCCAGGCTCGCGCAGGTCATGCCCAGCCCGAAGAGTCTCTTTCCCACCAGTCCGCATGCCCCTGGCGTGTACAGCCAGGGTGCGGCACTGCGCCGCGCGCAGACCGGGGCGGTGCAGCGCGTGGCCCTCAAGCCGCTGTATGACCTGCACCCGCAGGCGGTGCAGCGCTGGGGCAATCCCTTCAGCTGGGCGGCCGACAAGGTCAAGGACGGCGTGAGCGCCATCGCGGACAAGGGCAAGGAACTGATCGCCGGGGCCCTGACCGCCCTGCCGGGGTACCGCGAGCTGTGCATGGCGTTCGGGAAGGATCTCGTCACCGGCCAGGCCATGAGGGTCAATCCCGACAGCATCCTGGACGCGCTGAGCGGCTGGGTGCCCGGCCCACTGAAGGACATCCTGAAAGCCCTCAAGGAAACCCAGGCCATTCCCAAGGCGTGGACGTGGTTCAAGGGGGAACTGGGCAAGCTCGACCTGGGCGGCGCGCTGGGCGAGGTTGCCTCCGCGATCGGCAAGGCGGACCTGGGGGCAGCCAAGACGGCCGTGACCCAGCGGATCAGCGGCCTGAGGAGCCTCATCACAGGCAGCGCCCGCAAGATTGCCGACATTGGCCTGACGGCCCTGGCCGCCGGACTCGGCCCGGTCGGGCAGCAGGTCGTGGCGCAGCTGCGCCAGGGGGGCGACCTGATCCTGCAGGTGCTGAAAAACCCCGCTGGGTTCGCCCGGAACCTCCTGGGGGCCCTCAAGGGCGGCTTCTCCCGCTTTGCCGGGAACGCCCCGAAGCACCTCCAGAACGGCCTGGGCCAGTGGCTGACCGGGGCCAGTGGCGTCACCTTTCCCGCCAGACTGGACCTTCAGGGCGTGTTCCTGACCGCGCTGAGCGTCATGGGCCTCACGTATCAGGCCCTGCGCGGGCGCCTCGTGCGGGCCATGGGGCCGAACGGCGAACGGCAGGTCAGCGCCGCCGAGGGCACCCTCGATACCCTCAAGACCATCCGCACTGGCCTGCACAAGGCAGACGAACTGAAAACCAATCAGGCGCCCATCAGTACCGAGGTCGTCAGCGGCCTGAAAACTGAAGTGACGAAGAGTGTCGTCACGGCGGGCATCACGAAGGTGGCCAGCATGCTCATTCCCGGCGGGGGCTTCGTGCAGGCGCTGCTGGGCGCATTCCGCAGCGTGCAGTTCGTCGTGCAGCAGGGCCAGCAGATCATGGGTGTCGTCACCAGCGCCATTCAGAGCGTCAGCGCCATCGCCGCCGGGAACCTCGGCGCGGCCATCAGTGGCGTCGAGACCACCCTGGCGCGCAGCATTCCCGTCGCGCTGGGCTTCCTGACCAAGGTGCTGGGCCTGGGCAGCATCGGCACGAAGATCAAGGCCGTCATCGGCAAAGTCCGGGGAAAACTCGACGCCCTGCTGGACCGGGCCGTGGCGCGGATCAAAGGCCTGATCTCGAAACTGAGCCGGAAGAACACCCCAGGGCAGAAACCCGGGACAGGTGAGGACTCATCCCGGAGCGTGGCCGTGAAAGCCAGGGTCCGGACTCACCTTGCGGCCACGTTGCGTGGCCCAGCCACCCCCGCCGTCATTCGCAACGCCCTTGAACACACCATGAATCAGTTCAGACCCCAGGGCCTGAATGCCCTCCGGACGCGGAAAGCAGGCCAAGGGAGGTACGGGATCGAGGCGAGCGCGTCGCCATACGAGAATGTCGGGCTGACCGACACGAACATCATGTTCGACGCGGATGATCTGGAACTCATGACCCTGCGCCGGGGCGTGGCGCTGCGCGCGTCCATCAACGGCATCGAGGTTCAGACAGCCAACACGCCCGGCAAGAAGGGTGAGCTCCCCAAGCACGCCGAGGAGAATTTCGTGATCAATGCCCAGCGGATTCTGCAACGGTTCGCGGGACAGACACCCGAGGTGATTGTCCAGCTGTCCAGCAGCCCCTGCGGTGACCCGGGCTGCGACGCCGACCTTCAGAAAAAACTGCATAACTGCGCCTCAACGCTGATCGAGTTCGCTCAGCGCCATCAGGTCAAGCTGCGGGTGCAGGTGCTGGGCATCTACTCGCCGAAGGTGAAGGGCGGCAAAGCCCTCTCACGCGACGGACTGCGCCGCATGCTGGATCACGGCATCCGTGTGGAGACGTGGTCGCCCGATCAGGCACTCGCGCAGCTGGAAGCCTCCGCTGGCCCGCTGGAACCCGGAGTGCGGCAGTCCATCAGCTCGAAATTGCGGAATATCATCAAGGAACTCGAGGCTCTTTCCGGACTCAACCTGAGGTAA
- a CDS encoding TIGR00282 family metallophosphoesterase — protein MIRLLFVGDVFAAAGRRVLGSHLPSLRSKSDFIVVNMENAAGGFGLHREGADGALKAGAHCMTLGNHAWHHKDVYVLMQDEGTYPIVRPLNYSDPGTPGVGWRSFDVKTAQGTERLTVVNLLGRVFMEAVDNPFRAMDTLLERDDLGSVFVDFHAEATSEKQGMARYLDGRVAAVIGTHTHVPTADTRILPGGTAFQADAGFTGPFESIIGSDPHGPIERFVTERPHRYGAADGPAELNGVFVQIEGNRAVGVERYRYVEGQES, from the coding sequence ATGATCAGGTTGTTGTTTGTGGGGGATGTGTTCGCCGCGGCGGGGCGGCGGGTGCTGGGGTCGCACCTGCCGTCCCTGCGGTCGAAGTCGGATTTCATCGTGGTGAACATGGAGAACGCGGCGGGGGGCTTCGGCCTTCACCGCGAGGGCGCGGACGGGGCGCTGAAGGCCGGGGCGCACTGCATGACGCTGGGGAATCACGCGTGGCATCACAAGGACGTGTACGTGCTGATGCAGGACGAGGGCACGTACCCGATCGTGCGGCCGCTGAACTACAGCGATCCGGGCACGCCGGGCGTGGGCTGGCGGTCGTTCGACGTGAAGACCGCGCAGGGCACCGAGCGGCTGACGGTTGTGAACCTGCTGGGCCGGGTGTTCATGGAGGCGGTGGACAACCCGTTCCGGGCGATGGACACGCTGCTGGAACGCGACGATCTAGGCAGCGTGTTCGTGGATTTCCACGCCGAGGCGACCAGTGAGAAGCAGGGCATGGCGCGGTACCTGGACGGGCGGGTGGCGGCCGTGATCGGCACGCACACGCACGTGCCCACAGCGGACACGCGGATCCTGCCGGGCGGCACGGCGTTCCAGGCGGACGCGGGCTTCACGGGACCGTTCGAGTCGATCATCGGCAGTGATCCGCACGGCCCGATCGAGCGCTTCGTGACCGAGCGCCCGCACCGGTACGGCGCGGCGGACGGCCCGGCGGAACTGAACGGCGTCTTTGTCCAGATAGAGGGGAACCGCGCGGTGGGCGTTGAACGGTACCGTTACGTGGAAGGGCAGGAGAGCTGA
- a CDS encoding phosphoenolpyruvate carboxylase codes for MSIRTDVNLLGRTLGQVLKEQEGEAFFELVERTRALVREVRAGGSDAELRAMLSGLSGPDAGNLARAFTWYFQLVNLAEEYERVRVLAAAGGVRPQSLAQAMQELRAQGLSAEEVEALLARLDLGLTFTAHPTEMRRRTVRRHLEQVARALPTLSDGGVGGPEAAEIAAHVEALWRTPELRRLKPTVLDEVKGGLTYVSSIAQALPALQRDLHAAFREVFGRDTAATLPLSFSSWMGGDRDGNPFVTPQATRETLALHGERAREVLLGLIRQAFADLSQEDEGEEAYREELQSLFDAVRDGQTLDLVGRLEALEARLVRDGQRRTAEQLLSPLLTVARVFGQHLVSLDVREHSAQTGAAVAELLRASGVEADYAALPEHAKQELLTQELRSRRPLWPAGEALPEALETAIGPIREVRDAVRRAGPRAFGRYVISMAESVSDVLEPLILAREVGLRILPVPLFETLDDLQRAPQVVWELLSLPEYRAVLGDDVQEIMLGYSDSNKDTGFLAANWALHEAQRQISDVCRRAGVRWRFFHGRGTSIGRGGGPASRAILGQPAGTIDAGLRITEQGEALADKYSHPVLARRNLEQALYGLLLSAARPAGELNPAWTDAMTRAAASSARAYRALVDDPAFLPFFEHVTPIHEIARLNIASRPVRRPGAPTLGNLRAIPWVMSWTQNRANLPGWYGLHEGLQEIGVETAREMYATWPFFRTVLDNAQMSLAKSDPLIFDEYLRLLPEGDAHPLATHLKEAYARTVALVQDVVGAELMANEPRLKESISLRNPYIDPIHRIQVELLRRSRGKDGGLDEFERPLLLSIQGIAAGVRNTG; via the coding sequence ATGAGCATTCGGACTGATGTGAACCTGCTGGGCCGCACGCTGGGGCAGGTGCTGAAGGAACAGGAGGGCGAGGCCTTCTTCGAGCTGGTGGAACGCACGCGCGCCCTGGTACGCGAGGTGAGGGCCGGGGGCAGTGACGCGGAGCTGCGGGCGATGCTGTCGGGCCTGTCCGGGCCGGACGCGGGGAATCTGGCGCGGGCGTTCACGTGGTACTTCCAGCTGGTGAACCTGGCGGAGGAGTACGAGCGGGTGCGGGTGCTGGCCGCGGCGGGCGGGGTGCGGCCGCAGAGCCTGGCGCAGGCGATGCAGGAACTCCGGGCGCAGGGCCTGAGCGCCGAGGAGGTCGAGGCGCTTCTGGCGCGGCTGGACCTGGGGCTGACGTTCACGGCGCACCCGACCGAGATGAGGAGGCGCACGGTGCGCCGTCACCTGGAGCAGGTGGCGCGGGCCCTGCCGACCCTGAGTGATGGGGGCGTGGGCGGTCCGGAGGCCGCCGAGATTGCCGCGCACGTGGAGGCGCTGTGGCGCACGCCGGAACTGCGCCGCCTGAAACCCACCGTGCTGGACGAGGTGAAGGGCGGCCTGACGTACGTGTCGAGCATCGCGCAGGCCCTCCCGGCGTTGCAGCGGGACCTGCACGCGGCGTTCCGGGAGGTGTTCGGGCGGGACACGGCAGCGACGCTGCCGCTGAGCTTCTCGTCGTGGATGGGCGGGGACCGGGACGGGAATCCGTTCGTGACGCCGCAGGCGACGCGCGAGACGCTGGCGCTGCACGGCGAGCGGGCGCGCGAGGTGCTGCTGGGTCTGATCCGGCAGGCGTTCGCGGACCTGAGTCAGGAGGACGAAGGCGAGGAGGCGTACCGCGAGGAGCTTCAGAGCCTGTTCGACGCGGTGAGGGACGGGCAGACGCTGGATCTGGTGGGCCGCCTGGAGGCCCTGGAGGCCCGCCTAGTCCGTGACGGGCAGCGGCGCACGGCGGAGCAGCTCCTGTCGCCGCTGCTGACAGTCGCGCGGGTGTTCGGGCAGCACCTCGTGAGCCTGGACGTGCGCGAGCACAGCGCGCAGACGGGCGCGGCAGTCGCGGAGCTCCTGCGCGCCTCCGGGGTGGAGGCCGACTACGCGGCGCTGCCCGAGCATGCCAAGCAGGAGCTGCTGACGCAGGAGCTGCGCTCGCGCCGCCCGCTGTGGCCTGCCGGGGAGGCGCTGCCCGAGGCGCTGGAAACGGCGATCGGCCCGATCCGCGAGGTGAGGGACGCGGTGCGCCGCGCCGGGCCGCGCGCGTTCGGCCGGTACGTGATCAGCATGGCCGAGTCGGTCAGTGACGTGCTCGAACCGCTGATCCTGGCGCGTGAGGTCGGGCTGCGCATCCTGCCGGTGCCGCTGTTCGAGACGCTAGACGACCTTCAGCGGGCGCCGCAGGTCGTGTGGGAACTGCTGTCGCTGCCGGAGTACCGCGCGGTGCTGGGTGACGATGTGCAGGAGATCATGCTGGGCTACAGCGACAGCAACAAGGACACGGGCTTCCTCGCGGCGAACTGGGCGCTGCACGAGGCGCAGCGGCAGATCAGTGACGTGTGCCGCCGCGCCGGGGTGCGCTGGCGCTTCTTCCACGGGCGCGGCACCAGCATCGGCCGTGGCGGTGGCCCGGCCAGCCGCGCGATCCTGGGCCAGCCGGCGGGCACCATCGACGCGGGGCTGCGCATCACCGAGCAGGGCGAGGCGCTGGCCGACAAGTACAGCCACCCGGTCCTGGCGCGGCGCAACCTGGAGCAGGCGCTGTACGGGCTGCTGCTGTCCGCCGCGCGCCCGGCCGGGGAGCTGAATCCTGCCTGGACGGACGCCATGACGCGAGCCGCCGCGAGCAGTGCCCGCGCGTACCGCGCGCTGGTGGACGACCCGGCGTTCCTGCCGTTCTTCGAGCACGTCACGCCCATCCACGAGATCGCCCGGTTGAACATCGCGTCCCGTCCGGTGCGGCGCCCCGGCGCGCCCACGCTGGGCAACCTGCGCGCCATTCCGTGGGTGATGAGCTGGACGCAGAACCGCGCCAACCTCCCCGGCTGGTACGGGCTGCACGAGGGCCTGCAGGAGATCGGCGTGGAGACCGCCCGCGAGATGTACGCCACGTGGCCGTTCTTCCGCACGGTGCTGGACAACGCGCAGATGAGCCTCGCCAAGAGCGACCCGCTGATCTTCGACGAGTACCTGCGCCTGCTGCCCGAGGGGGACGCGCACCCGCTCGCCACGCACCTGAAGGAGGCCTACGCCCGCACGGTGGCGCTGGTGCAGGACGTGGTGGGCGCCGAGCTCATGGCGAACGAGCCGCGCCTGAAAGAGAGCATCAGCCTGCGCAACCCTTACATCGACCCGATTCACCGCATTCAGGTGGAACTTCTGCGCCGCAGCCGCGGCAAGGACGGCGGCCTGGACGAGTTCGAGCGTCCCCTGCTCCTGAGCATCCAGGGCATCGCGGCGGGCGTCCGCAACACCGGCTGA